A window of Rhipicephalus microplus isolate Deutch F79 chromosome X, USDA_Rmic, whole genome shotgun sequence genomic DNA:
GGTGTTTCCTCTAAGGATGGCGTCATTTCTTCATTCGTTCTGTCACCCCAACTTTGTGTTTGATGAGGGATAACACAATTATTAGAGAACATAATTATTTCGCCTTGTGTTATCCCACTTGAGTGAGGTAGTCTATAGGGCACACTCGGCGAAATGACACTCCGGTAAAGCTGTATTAGCTTGAGTGAGCGTTTTCTTTGTGTGGCGTATTGTAAAGTATGCTATCGCAGTGCGAgacatataaaaatatatattcaaGCTCTGCAGAGCTGTACCCGGGAGCAGGCTCACAAGCTCATCCAAAGAAAATTGCTCAAATATTTTGCGTTTCTTACACAAAGATTATTTGCAACTCAAAGTGAAAACACCAGGTGCCGATACAGCTATCGCATCGCGTCAGGTTTCACACGCTCGCcaagtgttgttgtttttttagtcTTCTGAGAGCCTCGCCAGACGACGAAAACTAGTCGGTGAACCGACCGAGCAGTGACATGTAAGGCAACGTCAAGGTACACTCTGTTCACTTTTTCCATCCATAGTGCAGGCCTTTGGGGCCTCCAGGACTGAGTCCCCCTCCGGCTAAAGGAACGTTGAAGCCAACCAGCTCCTGCTTCAAGTGCACGACAGGTCTGATGGTGTGGCTGACAGAGGCCACCGGCTGATGGACATAAGTGACCACAGGCCGGGCCACGTAGCCGATGCGGATAAATGGCTGCCGAACGAAGGACACCGTCGTGGCCAGAGGCACAACCTGTGCAGCTCCAGGTGATCCAAGACTCAGTGGATCCAGGAGACCCACACCAAATCCGTCCCCAAGACCGAGGCTACCAGGTCCTCCAAAGGAACCAGGCCCCAGGCCACCTGGTTCTACATCACCGCAGTAGCTCAGTTGGACGGCCAAGCATAGCACGACGAAGCACAACATGCTGAACTGTGAAGGCAACGATGTAAAAAAGACGTTAGTATATCTCCTCAATTTCGACACGTACTTTACTGAGGTTGCTGCTGCATAATATCAAATGAAAATACCTGCCCTCTTGCCTTTCGTTCAAAAGCCCCGAGAAGAAATTCGTTCTAACTATATATTCTTCTTTAAACCAAGATTATGAGTCATTCATTGAAATATCAGTgccattattcgaaggtcgctggttcggttcctgctcacggcaagttatcttttaacgcacttttatttacttttctttcttcgcatttacattacaataggtctaataacttcccctatacaatgcTTTGCACTTTTGTCTGCTaaatcctatatatatatatatatatatatatatatatatatatatatatatatatatatatatatatatatatatatatagttataaacttcgagaatagtgcagtataggaaacaaaacaataaaatatttatttaatcctaacagtttcggctggtggaccagccttcttcggaggatataagtgaaatgatacaagttcccgtagcagagggtcaccctcacagtttaaagaccctccaaaaaagagagagaaagtaaacgcaagtaaacggaactgccatgggaaccaaaatggccccaaattacgcaaatattttcatggcctctttagaaattcctttcctcgaaaattctccattcaaacctatattttaccgacgcttcctcgatgatatattcttcgtgtaagccgatagtgaacataatctttccaaattcatttccggtttcaactccgtgcatccttcgataacattcacgcacacgtattcgcagaggagtgttcactttctggatgtcactgtatcactcagtggcaccaccatatctacttccctgtataaaaaaccaacagaccgccaacagtatctgcatttccatagcagtcacccccatcactgcaaaacaggtgttccttactctcaagcccacagatacagaagaatttgctctgaaatcacgcaatttgacacccacgcacaggaattgagaacagccttcttgcgtcaaaagtaccccgaaaaaataattgacaatgcaattgagcgcgctcgctctttggaccgagaatcaacaatgggagaaaaaggtgggaataaagatgatataacttcaggggcaaatttaatcctcacatactgcgccgccgcccctcgggtgaattctatactaaaccgccacttcaacatacttaaacagagtagtcgcctctctgccatttttcagactccgcccaaggtggtttaccgaagaaataaaaacctgagagacttactggtcaaggcgaaaacacacaaatccgaccaccatcagggctgtagaccgtgcgggaaacctcgctgcagggtgtgcacacacatggtgaccacagatacggccgaagcctcctgttcagactatgtgtacaaaattaaagacgaccttaactgtgactcagccaatgtggtatacaaaattcgctgtgaggtgtgcaaacaggaatatattggacacacggaaaccgcgttccgtttgcgtttcaacaaccacagggcacacgtaaagggcctccccaatttgccgttctccaaacatatcaatcttcctggtcactctttcgaacgcgtaagtgtcatactcctacaatccggcttccagaacacacgggagcgcgaacagcgggagtcatactttataaagaaattcagatcacttacccacggaatcaacgagagccctgggcgactgacgtgtctccgcgacgtttcgtgaaacacagaaattgaattactcaataatttatttataaatacgtgaagtcgcacacgcaagttgttcaatatagcgaaacttaacgaattcgatgctacgtgaaccaaacggattgtgttagtattattagactttattttcctttctgagtacttttttagtattatttatttttatatattttttaatatattttcatcctttacaaaaatacccatttatttattttcagtatgactggttgtacatttttctgcaagagagggcaggtggaggaagggggagagggcacattagctttccaacgtggccattatattccgaaagctggagcgggtcgtatgcttcttgtgtgtgtttgtgtgtgtgtgtgtggcccgatgccacgggccagccgccgaaccacgtgaacttaaactcgatccatgtgtgggatgcgagtaagcagcaacatgttccacatttttccgtttttcttggtcgcctccgctggcggcgcgtcttacctataccaagtaacaatgccagaattacccgctcgtttccggcgactctccgtcgctcctttctagttcctctccttcttctgcttcttgttgtctgttgctacctcgttcgcccgcttgtctttttctctctcttttttggagggtctttaaactgtgagggtgaccctctgctacgggaacttgtatcatttcacttatatcctccgaagaaggctggtccaccagccgaaactgttaggattaaataaatattttattgttttgtttcctatactgcactattctcgaagtttataacttttattacggtagccggaagaaactctgatcatctatttcatctatatatatatatatatatatatatatatatatatatatatatatatatatatatatatatatatatatatatatatatatatatatagagagagagagagagagagagagagagaaagagagagagagagaatggaaaaaagtgtatataaagaaagtaaaggaaagaagtatatatattgccacctagaattgtgagccggcaagccctagcgagccgaagagggcaaagagaacgaagaagttgTGTTGGCGCTTCGTTTCAAGATActcgcttctttctttctgccccgctattcctgtcttgtctctacggctcttggtgcgtaaCAAGCGGATGGACGTGCTCGGTGATCAATGCACCCTACCCCTCCACATAGCAAGAACTCAAGCgtcgtaccggtggtcactcctgtgcaccacgccagcagaagaatccgagggcAATTCCTTGAGTTTCGACTGttcgcaaacaacatggcagctccgaccagccctaccGACACTAATACAACTGGTACGAACAGCACAgcgccgcttcattgcaccttactaacaccgcgaacgccaaatccctttTATGGCACTGTACTTGAGGATGTCAAAGATTGGCTTGTTCATTACGAGTTCATTGCCATGCACAACCAGTGagacgacgcagacaaactgcggcacgtctatttcagtcttttggatgGCGCACGTGTATGGTATGAGAACCGGGCTGGTATTTTtacatcatgggaagacttcaaacgccgcCGTCTTGGGAAATATGCCAGCCCTGACCGCCGGGAGAGAGCTGAACGTGATCTAcagtcccgcatacaactgcCGAATAAAGGGGTTGCGATTtatgtcgaggacatgacgcgtcttttccaccgagctgaccccggcatgccagaagaaaagaaggtacggtacctcatgcgtggggtgaaacATCAGCTTTTTGGTGGGCTTGTGTGCAGTCTacccaagactgtgtcagaatttctcacaGAAGCCGTCACCATTGAAAGCACTCTTGGGCACCAGGCCCCATCACACGAACGGCtcgtcaacgcttcaactacggactacttgggagatttcggtggccaaatggatttATTCCGAGGgctcatacgttcagtcatccgcgaaaaactccagaagctgtcagtgccctcgcagcaCACTATCTCCTCGTTGTCCAGtgttgtccgagatgaagtccagcatgccttaaTAGAACTGCCTttcatgcgggattatcaaccacccagtgactttccccgcatgtcgtatgctcaagctttgcggcaacctgttacaCCTGGAATTCCCCATTCCACCGTGGCCCCAGACATGCCGCAGACGGTCCGCGTtgccatattacagcgcacctcgcctgatctcgcggaaatcagacgtctggcgtgcgccagatcgacgtcctctctgcttctACTGTTGCGAAGCTGGGAATCTGTACCGACAGTGTTCTTACCAATAGCTTGGAGtacgcggattttcgacgaactcaccgcTACACAGGTTCGACCAGCAGCCCCCTtaaattgaagagtatgtggctcagaAGCGCGGAACTTTGTCATCCTTGCACAAGTCACGCTCCCTGTCACCGCGGTGATTTTCTCCTGATTGCCgtacctattcgagcgtggcgcagggttGGTCACCCAGACCACGCCGGGAAAAATAACCACAGCGACTTTCGGGGtcgaggccgctcatactggacaagctc
This region includes:
- the LOC119175525 gene encoding uncharacterized protein LOC119175525, encoding MPSALRRTTTRSFFPNTMRNTFSMLCFVVLCLAVQLSYCGDVEPGGLGPGSFGGPGSLGLGDGFGVGLLDPLSLGSPGAAQVVPLATTVSFVRQPFIRIGYVARPVVTYVHQPVASVSHTIRPVVHLKQELVGFNVPLAGGGLSPGGPKGLHYGWKK